One segment of Prosthecobacter debontii DNA contains the following:
- a CDS encoding putative Ig domain-containing protein, with amino-acid sequence MRRILSPRLSSKAALSWCAAFGLSFLSILGVSHAQDGTFIIPSIRAEGGTDFAYWDLFKAPPTINYNYQNPPGLLPPDEGNGPGTDGAGNPSTVFVDHDDNPATPDISRTVLIQNGATDAFITSSGAIYSFSDIVRFEVPYQPPADSSDEVTNVIFQTQTGGSRLNVNSVQLVYVQGGQSHTLTPSFRGMDDPQTGAFNERIVCAFQWDLTGLNIRDFKVVFAAPAASMPLWKAQLDVVIGASFHQELGYLLATRSRPFTRYSRPGTVDKNLPLTSDGRYFLEGEELTLLGDPESGWRTTGWVYDGTVTRGSSLPVTFPANDITVTALFAPTTYALWRTLMFNHRNTVLGAEDDYLNESISASGIDADEDGLNNAGEYVFAGDPYEADPERTKPQMLIVGVDGIDYLALRYRTNGLTPGDGDVVQTVRVSDNGGPWKDNSTEPTTLTVVRDLQSDGSELVTERTIAPLSSFTAASMDVAWSVGGMAGAPQAPAPLEILSTSPLAMARVGTSYSRSIAASGGVEPFAWEVTTGQTPPGLTLSAGGILSGIPTATGEYTFTAEVSDAASHREEAEFTITVLPYEITNSASLAAHQTGESTIIFLNVSGGTGPYTWSQPSGDLPAGMQVSPDGQLFGTPTEGGHFEFTIQVEDSHHLTTNKTFTWDLIDLQITPDPLPLAVSGTAYETTLSASGGGSPYTWTLASGSLPAGLQLSPGGVISGTPTTVGIANFTVQVVESSHDFASTQSLSLQVAATKPVPVLNPVSFPVAYPGADFAYTVTASGYPEQFIITGLPKGLKYTSSTGAIFGRTSSPSVSVVQIRAVNSGGTSATLSVPLIVKPLPSGLVGNFTGLASRGTANEGLGSQIGLVTTTTGAFTVKVKSGKTTKSAKGFLAATSPQVQVMVNGSELSLALNAETNLISGTYGSAEVDGWRFIWDKKFNPASTREGYYSVALDLADEDDLADDSIPHGVGFATFSILPAGTLKVVGKTADGQALTASTTLGPDGELAVYAALYGGKGSLFGRWQVAASADGLFIDNHVTGAATWQKPLTKGRTYPDAFDPIDLTIEGGYLAPTAKGPIVLGLPEAGSVDVLFESAGIEASNTAASITDAVWTENDTVDFSSASNPAKIAMKVNKANGSITGSFSLTETSPPLIRKGVKFSGQIVRLSKGEVKAAGWFLLPQIPGGNETAKTTPIYSGAFLLKQPEAR; translated from the coding sequence ATGCGTCGTATCCTATCCCCCCGTCTTTCTTCCAAAGCTGCGCTGTCATGGTGCGCCGCGTTTGGGTTGTCCTTCCTCTCCATTCTGGGCGTGAGTCACGCTCAGGATGGCACCTTCATCATCCCGTCCATCCGCGCCGAGGGTGGCACGGACTTTGCCTATTGGGACCTATTCAAGGCCCCTCCAACCATCAACTACAACTATCAAAACCCGCCCGGGCTTCTCCCTCCAGACGAGGGTAACGGTCCGGGCACCGATGGAGCGGGTAATCCCAGCACGGTCTTTGTGGATCACGATGACAATCCCGCGACGCCGGACATCTCTCGCACGGTCTTGATTCAAAACGGCGCGACCGATGCCTTCATCACGTCCTCGGGAGCCATCTACAGCTTCTCAGACATTGTGAGATTCGAAGTGCCCTATCAACCTCCCGCAGACAGCAGCGATGAGGTCACCAATGTCATTTTCCAAACTCAAACCGGTGGCTCACGACTGAATGTGAACAGCGTGCAGCTCGTCTATGTTCAGGGAGGTCAATCCCATACCCTCACCCCGTCCTTCCGCGGTATGGATGATCCGCAAACAGGGGCCTTCAATGAACGCATTGTCTGTGCGTTTCAGTGGGATCTCACCGGTCTCAACATCCGCGATTTCAAAGTCGTCTTTGCCGCACCCGCCGCCTCCATGCCTTTGTGGAAGGCTCAGCTCGATGTCGTCATTGGAGCGTCCTTTCATCAGGAGTTGGGTTACCTCCTCGCCACACGCTCACGCCCCTTCACTCGTTATAGCCGGCCAGGCACCGTGGATAAAAATCTGCCCCTGACTTCGGATGGACGTTATTTCCTGGAAGGCGAAGAACTCACCCTCCTCGGTGACCCTGAATCAGGCTGGCGCACCACAGGCTGGGTTTACGATGGCACCGTCACCCGAGGCAGCTCTCTACCGGTGACCTTTCCCGCCAATGATATCACCGTCACAGCTCTGTTTGCCCCCACCACCTATGCGCTCTGGCGCACGCTGATGTTCAACCATCGCAACACGGTGCTTGGCGCAGAGGACGATTATCTGAACGAAAGTATCTCAGCCTCTGGCATTGATGCTGATGAAGATGGCCTGAACAATGCCGGAGAATATGTCTTCGCCGGAGACCCATATGAGGCCGATCCCGAACGCACCAAGCCTCAAATGCTCATCGTTGGTGTGGATGGCATCGATTACCTAGCCCTGCGCTACCGCACCAATGGGTTAACTCCTGGCGACGGCGACGTGGTGCAAACCGTTCGCGTCTCTGACAACGGCGGTCCTTGGAAAGACAACTCAACCGAACCCACCACCCTGACCGTCGTCCGTGATCTGCAAAGTGACGGCTCAGAGCTAGTCACCGAACGCACGATTGCACCGCTCAGCAGCTTCACGGCAGCCTCCATGGACGTGGCCTGGAGTGTTGGCGGCATGGCTGGTGCACCGCAAGCCCCGGCTCCTCTGGAGATCCTCAGCACCTCTCCTCTAGCCATGGCCCGTGTGGGCACCTCTTACTCACGCAGTATCGCAGCCTCAGGAGGGGTGGAGCCCTTCGCTTGGGAAGTCACCACAGGCCAAACGCCCCCAGGACTAACGTTAAGTGCCGGAGGTATCCTGAGCGGCATACCGACAGCCACCGGTGAATACACCTTCACAGCTGAAGTCAGCGATGCCGCCTCTCACCGAGAAGAGGCCGAGTTCACCATCACCGTGCTCCCTTATGAAATCACCAATAGCGCGAGCCTAGCCGCTCATCAGACCGGTGAATCGACCATCATCTTCCTCAACGTCTCTGGAGGCACTGGTCCCTATACCTGGAGCCAGCCAAGCGGTGATCTACCCGCAGGCATGCAGGTGAGCCCAGACGGACAGCTCTTCGGCACCCCCACGGAAGGAGGCCACTTTGAGTTCACCATCCAGGTTGAAGACAGCCATCACCTCACGACAAACAAGACCTTCACCTGGGATCTGATTGATCTCCAGATCACCCCAGATCCCCTCCCCCTCGCGGTTTCCGGAACGGCCTATGAAACCACGCTCTCAGCGTCAGGCGGCGGCTCTCCCTACACCTGGACTCTTGCTAGCGGCAGCTTGCCAGCAGGGCTTCAGCTCAGCCCGGGGGGCGTAATCAGTGGCACCCCTACCACAGTCGGCATCGCCAACTTCACCGTGCAGGTTGTAGAGAGCAGTCACGACTTCGCCTCAACCCAAAGCCTCAGTCTGCAAGTAGCCGCCACCAAGCCCGTCCCTGTGCTTAATCCGGTCAGCTTCCCTGTGGCTTATCCTGGTGCTGACTTTGCCTATACCGTGACGGCTTCAGGTTATCCCGAACAGTTCATCATCACAGGGCTGCCGAAAGGTTTGAAATACACTTCCAGCACCGGAGCCATCTTTGGCCGCACCAGCTCTCCGAGCGTCTCCGTTGTGCAAATCCGCGCGGTCAACTCGGGTGGGACCAGTGCAACCCTCAGCGTGCCGCTGATTGTGAAACCCCTGCCGAGCGGCCTCGTTGGGAACTTCACCGGGCTCGCCTCGCGCGGGACAGCCAATGAGGGCTTAGGCAGTCAGATTGGCCTCGTCACCACCACCACCGGAGCCTTCACGGTGAAGGTCAAATCAGGTAAAACCACAAAGTCCGCCAAAGGCTTCCTGGCAGCCACCTCACCCCAAGTGCAGGTGATGGTGAATGGCAGCGAATTGAGCCTCGCCCTGAATGCCGAGACGAATTTGATCAGCGGCACTTATGGTTCGGCTGAAGTAGACGGTTGGCGATTCATCTGGGATAAGAAATTCAATCCTGCCAGCACTCGAGAGGGCTACTACAGCGTGGCCCTGGATCTGGCAGATGAAGACGACCTCGCAGATGATTCCATTCCTCATGGTGTTGGTTTCGCCACCTTCAGCATCCTGCCTGCGGGCACACTCAAAGTGGTGGGCAAAACAGCCGATGGTCAGGCCCTCACCGCCTCCACAACACTGGGTCCAGATGGAGAGCTGGCTGTTTACGCCGCTCTGTATGGTGGCAAAGGCAGTCTGTTCGGCCGCTGGCAGGTGGCCGCCAGCGCCGACGGTCTCTTCATTGACAACCACGTCACGGGTGCGGCCACTTGGCAGAAACCCCTCACCAAAGGCCGCACTTATCCCGACGCATTTGACCCCATCGACCTAACCATCGAAGGTGGTTATCTGGCACCAACGGCGAAAGGTCCCATCGTGCTCGGGTTGCCTGAAGCTGGATCAGTCGATGTCCTCTTTGAAAGCGCGGGCATTGAAGCCTCCAACACGGCCGCGAGCATCACCGATGCGGTTTGGACAGAGAACGACACGGTGGACTTCAGCAGTGCTTCAAATCCAGCGAAGATCGCGATGAAGGTGAACAAAGCCAATGGCTCGATCACTGGCAGCTTCAGCCTCACTGAAACAAGCCCACCCCTCATTCGCAAAGGCGTGAAATTCTCCGGTCAGATCGTCCGCCTCAGTAAGGGCGAAGTCAAAGCCGCTGGCTGGTTCCTACTGCCTCAAATCCCTGGGGGCAATGAAACCGCCAAAACCACTCCCATCTACTCTGGAGCCTTCCTGCTCAAACAACCTGAAGCCCGCTGA
- a CDS encoding Ig domain-containing protein has product MINKLFSRVAALSLGLSSASALAVDYVLTQESTHVVPVTRGSANTTHFGWDSFGAISTPIDDTTPDIGANPPEGVRFRTTTEEDHTSSTGNFYTSANPPSEEVTVVTAGTPGVTGKTTIVVQLVTLYGGFPSPYILGDIGGVSPTVIQGTNKTGRGQLWAVWQLEGNAESYTFTITGAPDTLAYSFDKIEVDTFWSAEGETIGDTMVLNEPTPVAAILEQTSGILAPSGRGTSGTTYFGWDTFGVTGPATVINDNTPDIGSDSMGLARFQTKNEEIHQFSGGGNLYLLSFDPKVDLTLDEQITVPTNGVVGEEGYTTIILQIASASSGMGGSDFANEIYIGSINDIEPTIVVQGPSASTAQLWAKWEIPGNQATYSIDIKGVPNQQHYSFDKVVVDTKYSRYGYVGDTMRAKTVEITTEVLADAVKGTSYSVQLEATGGNTPYIWSLAEASTLPEGLSLSAEGVISGTPSELGSLTFTVSAKDGEDYAAEATYVLDVVSGLAIVTSELPTAVVGKAYSASLEAEAGQPDYTWTLTAGTLPAGLQLNAEEGTLSGVPTEAGEVELTFTVTDAEESSVSKELNLIVSASLPAPVVNAISFTPTTPGTDFAYTVTATNYPDKFAITGLPKGLKYVATTGVISGKTTVAGVYLVQVRASNRAGTSAQVTAPLIVKALAPSIVGSFSGLIERDTDANANLGSTFTLTTTSTGAYTLAVKSAAASKSVKGFLNGNAPHISVNVNGSPLRLTLDDETQLVSGTHGSASIQGWRTVWDKKFNPASTREGYYSVAIDLADEDDLEDDTIPHGFGYATVTVASAGTLKIVGKTADGQTITSASAMGPQGEVAVYTGLYAKKGSILGLWEIAEDAEGLFLGNDVTGELTWSKPETKGRTYPAAFEDVELSVEGGYLGFSAKGPVALGLPDTGAIDLRFAGGGVEASEINPDVEGASWTDKYTVNFNGTDNPGAVTLKVNKANGVITGSFGLVESTPVLVRKGVKIQGQIVRLSDGEVKAVGWFLLPQIPGENETAKTSPILSGAFSLEQTVAP; this is encoded by the coding sequence ATGATTAACAAATTATTCTCAAGAGTCGCGGCGTTAAGCCTCGGCTTAAGCAGTGCCTCCGCCTTGGCGGTTGACTACGTCCTCACGCAAGAATCCACGCACGTGGTGCCTGTCACCCGCGGCAGTGCAAACACGACCCACTTCGGCTGGGACAGCTTTGGAGCCATCTCCACCCCCATTGATGACACCACGCCCGACATCGGTGCAAACCCTCCCGAAGGCGTGCGCTTCCGCACGACGACTGAGGAAGATCACACCTCAAGCACCGGAAACTTCTACACCTCTGCAAACCCACCTTCTGAGGAAGTAACGGTGGTCACGGCAGGCACACCGGGTGTCACGGGCAAGACCACCATCGTGGTCCAGTTGGTCACACTCTATGGAGGTTTCCCCTCCCCTTATATCCTGGGTGACATTGGTGGTGTATCCCCCACCGTCATTCAAGGCACCAACAAAACGGGGCGCGGCCAACTTTGGGCGGTCTGGCAACTCGAGGGCAATGCCGAGAGCTACACCTTTACCATCACCGGGGCACCCGACACGTTAGCCTACAGCTTTGACAAGATCGAAGTAGATACCTTCTGGAGTGCAGAGGGGGAGACGATTGGCGACACCATGGTCCTCAACGAACCGACGCCTGTGGCCGCGATCCTTGAGCAAACGTCAGGCATTCTTGCGCCGAGCGGCCGTGGCACCAGTGGCACCACCTACTTTGGTTGGGATACCTTCGGGGTCACCGGACCTGCCACGGTGATCAATGATAACACGCCTGATATCGGCAGTGACTCCATGGGCTTGGCCCGCTTCCAAACGAAGAACGAAGAAATCCACCAGTTCAGCGGCGGCGGAAATCTCTACCTGCTTTCCTTTGATCCTAAAGTGGACCTGACGCTCGACGAACAAATCACCGTGCCGACAAATGGCGTGGTGGGTGAGGAGGGCTACACCACCATCATCCTGCAAATCGCCTCCGCCAGCAGCGGCATGGGCGGCTCAGACTTTGCCAATGAAATCTACATTGGCTCCATTAACGACATTGAGCCCACCATCGTTGTGCAAGGCCCCAGCGCCAGCACCGCTCAGCTCTGGGCCAAGTGGGAGATTCCCGGCAACCAAGCTACCTACTCCATTGACATCAAAGGCGTGCCTAACCAGCAGCATTACAGTTTCGACAAAGTGGTCGTGGACACCAAATACAGCCGCTACGGCTACGTGGGCGACACGATGCGCGCCAAGACGGTGGAGATCACCACGGAAGTCTTAGCGGATGCGGTGAAAGGCACATCTTATTCCGTGCAACTCGAAGCGACGGGAGGTAACACCCCGTACATCTGGAGCTTGGCGGAAGCATCCACCTTGCCCGAAGGCCTGAGCCTGAGTGCCGAAGGCGTAATCAGCGGCACCCCGAGCGAACTCGGGTCCCTCACCTTCACCGTTTCAGCCAAAGATGGTGAAGACTACGCAGCCGAAGCCACCTACGTGCTGGATGTCGTCTCAGGCCTTGCCATCGTGACCAGTGAGCTGCCAACGGCGGTCGTTGGCAAAGCTTACTCCGCCTCGCTTGAGGCTGAAGCTGGCCAACCGGACTACACCTGGACACTGACCGCGGGGACCTTACCCGCAGGTCTCCAATTGAATGCGGAAGAAGGCACCCTCTCCGGTGTGCCGACAGAAGCTGGCGAAGTGGAGCTCACCTTCACCGTCACCGATGCAGAAGAATCTTCTGTGAGCAAGGAACTGAACCTGATCGTGTCGGCTTCTCTGCCAGCACCTGTAGTGAATGCCATTTCGTTTACTCCCACCACTCCAGGGACCGACTTTGCATACACTGTCACAGCGACCAATTACCCCGACAAGTTTGCGATCACGGGCCTCCCGAAAGGATTGAAGTATGTGGCCACCACAGGTGTGATCTCCGGTAAGACCACCGTGGCCGGTGTGTATCTCGTTCAGGTTCGCGCCAGCAACCGTGCGGGCACCAGTGCCCAGGTCACGGCTCCATTGATTGTCAAAGCCCTGGCCCCAAGCATCGTCGGAAGCTTCTCCGGTCTGATTGAACGAGACACAGACGCGAATGCCAACCTCGGCAGCACCTTTACCCTCACCACTACCAGCACCGGGGCCTACACACTGGCCGTGAAGTCCGCCGCTGCGAGCAAGTCGGTGAAAGGTTTCCTGAACGGAAATGCCCCGCACATTTCCGTGAATGTGAATGGCAGCCCACTCCGCCTAACATTGGATGATGAAACACAACTCGTCTCCGGCACTCACGGCTCCGCCTCTATCCAAGGCTGGCGCACCGTCTGGGATAAGAAGTTCAATCCCGCCAGCACGCGCGAAGGTTACTACAGCGTCGCCATTGATCTGGCGGATGAAGATGACCTGGAGGATGACACCATCCCTCACGGTTTCGGTTATGCCACTGTCACCGTCGCCTCTGCAGGCACTCTGAAAATCGTGGGTAAGACCGCTGATGGCCAGACCATCACCTCCGCCTCGGCCATGGGGCCTCAAGGAGAAGTGGCTGTTTACACCGGCCTCTATGCCAAGAAAGGCAGCATCCTCGGTCTATGGGAGATTGCTGAAGACGCCGAAGGTCTTTTCCTCGGTAACGACGTCACTGGTGAGTTGACCTGGTCCAAACCAGAAACCAAAGGTCGCACTTATCCAGCGGCCTTTGAGGATGTGGAATTGTCCGTCGAAGGCGGTTACCTCGGCTTCTCAGCCAAAGGTCCTGTCGCACTCGGGCTGCCAGATACGGGTGCTATCGACCTCCGCTTTGCGGGAGGCGGTGTGGAAGCATCCGAGATCAATCCTGATGTGGAAGGCGCTAGCTGGACCGATAAGTATACCGTTAACTTCAACGGCACCGATAACCCTGGTGCTGTGACCCTCAAGGTGAACAAAGCCAACGGTGTCATCACGGGCAGCTTTGGCTTGGTGGAAAGCACCCCGGTTCTGGTCCGCAAAGGCGTGAAGATCCAGGGCCAGATCGTCCGACTGAGCGATGGCGAAGTCAAAGCCGTCGGCTGGTTCCTGCTCCCCCAGATCCCTGGTGAGAACGAAACCGCCAAGACCTCCCCGATCCTGTCTGGAGCCTTCAGCCTCGAACAAACAGTCGCTCCCTAA
- a CDS encoding helix-turn-helix domain-containing protein produces MLHLASGQEVTIRPQTLIWCRGVTSAARTHTRDKHECLSLIYPDEWMDECLEEIMPQVPETIRHLVSSALPSGFFLGRSLTAEDFVWSRSLMMSCLSDAARRMLDTARMTDFLLRELFAAPEVDESAELMSRAERIARERVERVKNEVLLHLDENHNLESLASAAGCSPPYLSRTFAQIAGIPLMLWIRRARVERAAELIASGRCNVSEAAFAVGYSSFSHFSRAFHEEKGVSPSKWITHLASTRVP; encoded by the coding sequence GTGCTCCATCTCGCTTCGGGGCAGGAGGTCACGATTAGGCCTCAGACCTTGATCTGGTGCCGTGGTGTCACATCTGCCGCACGCACGCATACCCGAGATAAGCATGAGTGCCTGAGTCTGATCTACCCGGATGAGTGGATGGATGAGTGTCTGGAAGAGATCATGCCGCAGGTGCCTGAGACGATCCGGCATCTGGTGTCCTCGGCCCTGCCCTCGGGTTTCTTCCTGGGCCGTTCCTTGACGGCGGAAGATTTCGTTTGGTCCCGTAGCCTCATGATGTCCTGCCTGAGCGATGCGGCGCGGCGCATGCTGGATACCGCACGCATGACAGACTTTTTGTTGCGCGAACTTTTTGCCGCTCCTGAGGTCGATGAGTCTGCGGAACTCATGTCCCGTGCTGAGCGAATTGCCCGTGAACGCGTGGAGCGGGTGAAAAACGAAGTGCTGTTACACCTGGATGAAAATCATAACCTCGAGTCATTGGCGAGTGCGGCAGGGTGCAGCCCGCCATACCTCAGCCGCACCTTTGCTCAGATCGCAGGCATCCCGCTCATGCTATGGATCCGGCGCGCGCGCGTGGAGCGTGCAGCGGAGCTTATCGCCAGTGGTCGCTGCAATGTCTCCGAGGCGGCCTTTGCGGTCGGCTACAGCAGCTTTTCTCACTTCAGCCGTGCCTTCCATGAAGAGAAGGGCGTCTCCCCTAGCAAGTGGATCACCCATCTTGCCAGCACAAGAGTTCCGTAA
- a CDS encoding outer membrane protein assembly factor BamB family protein yields MKPNLLFTLLCLAAPAWLSAATPPPDLPAPVSSFGAAATPQGLVYIYGGHAGARHKYNREDVNGDLYFWKEGMTAWEKLGTSEPAQGASLIALDNRILRIGGMAAQNGKEESQSLWSSETTSVFDLSKKAWSELPKFPERRSSHDSVLIGDTLYVIGGWSLGGGTVTHAEPHWHDTYLTLDLTDPKAQWQTHKQPFKRRALAVQVMGDKLYAIGGMNSDDEPITDVSVLDVKTGEWTTGPALPGGRVGGFGFSAIAHEGRLFASGLSGVLLELRGDAWVPIAKLEHPRYFHRLVPGGKGQLIALGGASHKGPKPSPEIIALPAADSAPLEMTEAPAPAKKPHEGASAPSLSWPANVPEAESDWPGYQGPRGNSTTPEVGFLTAWPADGPRVAWRDHLGIGLASFAVVGEKVYTASNDGQDHDTIWCLALKTGQVLWKHEMTVPTKSHEMAIVPYGPAATPTVAGDRLYALSREGDLVCLNVQTGELVWQKSLIRDLGGKRPVYGYASSPAAIDGKLYLDVGGNTGSTACLAADTGKVIWQKGKGEAGYSTPFIMQHEGQSALVTFKGEALELRNPSDGSLLADYATTTRDFCNCATPIVTGKTLFISHTGGMGARALDWEKDKLTERWSDRSLGLLFHSGLPWGNHLLAFNDSLRGSNELRLMDLTTGEVLWKNTEIPRGNGVLADDGHAIFLTNLGELILAKVGADHLEILSRVQALPAKAWCQPVLSHRHLLCKNNNGDIICYDLSK; encoded by the coding sequence ATGAAACCAAACCTCCTCTTCACTCTCCTCTGTCTGGCGGCTCCCGCTTGGCTGAGTGCCGCCACACCACCTCCTGATCTCCCGGCTCCCGTCTCCAGCTTCGGTGCAGCGGCGACTCCGCAGGGCCTTGTCTATATCTATGGGGGCCATGCAGGTGCGCGACACAAATACAATCGTGAGGATGTGAATGGGGATCTTTACTTCTGGAAGGAAGGCATGACGGCTTGGGAGAAACTGGGCACCAGCGAGCCAGCTCAGGGTGCCTCTCTCATCGCATTGGATAATCGCATCCTGCGCATCGGCGGCATGGCAGCGCAGAATGGCAAGGAGGAGTCGCAGAGTCTTTGGTCTAGTGAAACCACCTCCGTCTTTGACCTGTCGAAAAAAGCTTGGTCAGAGCTTCCGAAGTTTCCCGAACGTCGCTCCAGTCATGACAGCGTCCTCATCGGTGACACCTTATATGTCATCGGTGGTTGGTCTTTGGGCGGTGGCACGGTGACCCATGCGGAACCTCATTGGCATGACACCTATCTGACGCTGGATCTCACAGACCCCAAAGCCCAGTGGCAGACCCACAAGCAGCCCTTCAAACGCCGCGCTCTGGCGGTGCAGGTGATGGGGGATAAGCTCTATGCCATCGGGGGCATGAACAGTGATGATGAACCCATCACGGATGTGAGTGTGCTGGATGTCAAAACTGGTGAGTGGACCACGGGTCCGGCATTACCTGGAGGACGTGTAGGAGGATTTGGCTTCAGTGCCATCGCACATGAAGGGCGTCTCTTTGCCAGTGGTCTGAGCGGTGTCTTGCTGGAGCTGCGCGGAGATGCCTGGGTGCCGATCGCCAAATTGGAACACCCCCGTTATTTCCATCGTCTCGTGCCGGGTGGAAAAGGTCAGCTCATTGCCTTGGGCGGTGCTAGCCATAAGGGGCCGAAGCCCTCACCGGAAATCATTGCTCTGCCTGCCGCAGACTCAGCCCCCCTGGAGATGACGGAGGCTCCTGCCCCTGCAAAAAAGCCTCATGAGGGGGCCTCGGCTCCCTCCCTCTCTTGGCCCGCCAATGTGCCTGAGGCCGAGAGTGATTGGCCTGGCTATCAAGGCCCTCGTGGGAATAGCACCACCCCAGAGGTGGGTTTTCTCACCGCTTGGCCAGCGGATGGGCCGCGTGTGGCTTGGCGCGATCATCTGGGCATAGGCCTCGCTAGCTTTGCCGTGGTGGGGGAGAAGGTCTATACCGCCTCCAATGATGGCCAGGATCATGACACGATTTGGTGCCTGGCGCTGAAGACGGGGCAGGTGCTCTGGAAGCATGAAATGACCGTGCCGACCAAGAGTCATGAGATGGCAATTGTGCCCTACGGTCCTGCTGCCACGCCCACGGTGGCGGGGGATCGTCTCTATGCTCTCAGTCGAGAGGGGGATCTTGTGTGTTTGAATGTCCAGACGGGCGAGTTGGTTTGGCAAAAAAGCCTCATCCGTGATCTCGGTGGTAAACGCCCTGTTTATGGCTATGCCAGTAGCCCTGCGGCAATTGATGGGAAGCTTTATCTCGATGTAGGAGGTAACACAGGTTCCACCGCATGTCTGGCTGCGGATACGGGGAAGGTCATTTGGCAAAAGGGAAAAGGGGAGGCGGGCTACAGCACCCCTTTCATCATGCAGCATGAGGGGCAATCGGCCCTCGTGACCTTCAAAGGCGAGGCTCTGGAACTGCGTAATCCTTCGGACGGAAGCTTGCTTGCGGATTATGCCACCACCACGCGTGATTTCTGCAATTGCGCGACCCCCATCGTCACTGGCAAGACCCTCTTCATCAGCCATACCGGTGGCATGGGCGCACGTGCCTTGGACTGGGAGAAGGATAAGCTGACGGAGCGTTGGTCAGACCGCAGCCTTGGACTGCTTTTTCATAGCGGTCTGCCCTGGGGAAATCACCTCCTCGCTTTCAATGACTCCTTGCGCGGCAGCAATGAACTGCGTCTGATGGATCTCACCACAGGCGAAGTGCTCTGGAAAAATACCGAAATCCCGCGAGGCAACGGTGTGCTGGCGGATGACGGTCATGCCATCTTCCTGACCAATCTGGGTGAGCTCATCCTCGCGAAAGTCGGGGCAGATCATCTGGAGATTCTTTCCCGAGTCCAAGCCCTGCCTGCGAAAGCGTGGTGTCAGCCCGTGCTCAGTCATCGTCATCTCCTCTGCAAGAATAATAATGGCGATATCATTTGTTATGACTTGAGCAAGTGA
- a CDS encoding DUF3341 domain-containing protein produces MSTKLKRVHGFLAEFDNVQDLYHAAEHVRDAGYQRWDVHSPFPIHGMDHAMGVKRSKLPWFVFFGGMTGTCVAFTLQTLTQTTFWSDIGFGFLQKLAETYPTVVQAKPTHIWTLPAFFPVMFELTILFSAFTVLFGLLSFIGLPRLNHPLFVSKRFAKFSDDTFFVCIEARDPKFSQEGTKTFLEKLGGKNIELIEDEI; encoded by the coding sequence GTGAGCACCAAACTTAAACGCGTCCACGGCTTCCTCGCTGAGTTCGACAACGTTCAGGATCTTTACCATGCCGCTGAGCATGTCCGGGACGCTGGTTATCAGCGCTGGGATGTTCATTCTCCCTTCCCGATCCACGGCATGGACCATGCCATGGGTGTGAAACGCTCCAAGCTGCCTTGGTTCGTCTTCTTCGGCGGGATGACTGGCACCTGCGTGGCTTTCACCCTGCAGACCCTGACCCAGACCACCTTCTGGTCGGACATTGGCTTCGGCTTCCTCCAGAAGCTGGCTGAGACATATCCGACCGTGGTTCAGGCCAAGCCCACCCACATCTGGACGCTTCCAGCGTTCTTCCCTGTGATGTTCGAGCTGACCATTCTCTTCTCGGCTTTCACCGTGCTTTTCGGTCTGCTGTCCTTCATCGGCCTGCCACGCCTGAATCACCCTCTGTTCGTTTCCAAGCGCTTCGCCAAGTTCTCTGACGATACATTCTTCGTCTGCATCGAAGCTCGCGATCCCAAGTTCTCCCAAGAAGGCACCAAGACCTTCCTGGAAAAGCTCGGTGGCAAGAACATTGAGCTGATCGAAGACGAGATCTAA